In Chloroflexia bacterium SDU3-3, one DNA window encodes the following:
- a CDS encoding urease accessory protein — protein MNAASLFAALQLADSFFPTGMFTQSHGLERLVEQGLAGEAAVAAVVRSYVLHVAAPGDALAARWCARALAEGDLDTVAQIDARLEATKLASEGRLASRRCGGRLLLLAAESFGGPHLPAYARRVRAAQAHGHQAVALALAAHAAGLAEDEAVAVELHSFTVSLVSAAIRLGALDHVAGQRLLFQAHPAMAQAAALGRDLHWRDIGGFAPEIELAQFQHPAGGMHMFVS, from the coding sequence ATGAACGCCGCATCGCTGTTCGCCGCGCTCCAGCTGGCCGACTCGTTCTTCCCCACCGGCATGTTCACCCAGTCGCACGGGCTGGAGCGCCTGGTCGAGCAGGGGCTGGCGGGCGAGGCCGCGGTGGCCGCCGTGGTGCGCAGCTATGTGCTGCACGTGGCCGCCCCCGGCGACGCGCTGGCGGCCCGCTGGTGCGCCCGCGCCCTGGCCGAGGGCGACCTGGACACGGTGGCCCAGATCGACGCGCGGCTGGAGGCCACCAAGCTGGCCAGCGAGGGGCGGCTGGCCTCGCGCCGCTGCGGCGGGCGGCTGCTGCTGCTGGCCGCCGAGTCTTTTGGCGGGCCGCACCTGCCCGCCTACGCCCGCCGCGTGCGCGCCGCGCAGGCCCACGGCCACCAGGCCGTGGCGCTGGCGCTGGCCGCCCACGCCGCCGGGCTGGCCGAGGACGAGGCGGTGGCGGTGGAGCTGCACAGCTTCACGGTGAGCCTGGTGAGCGCGGCCATCCGCCTGGGCGCGCTCGACCACGTGGCCGGGCAGCGCCTGCTGTTCCAGGCCCACCCCGCCATGGCCCAGGCCGCCGCGCTGGGCCGCGACCTGCACTGGCGCGACATCGGCGGCTTTGCGCCCGAGATCGAGCTGGCCCAATTCCAGCACCCGGCGGGCGGCATGCACATGTTCGTGTCGTGA
- a CDS encoding aldehyde dehydrogenase, whose translation MGKVAIHGFGRIGRTLMRIGLQRNLFTPFSISDIKDTDTLGSLFYVDSNYGRWHEDVTSTETGITVGGREILYFNAMKELPNWGELGVDLVVDCTGRATARPGAQAHLDRGAKRVLVSAPSKSKEDADAFLLPGINDDTYDPEQHKIVSMASCTTNGLAPVVKVLIENFGIQYGLFTTVHAYTNTQSLTDQPMKDRRDSWAAAENIIPSSSGAAKALGYIYKGLNITGKAYRVPVRTGSIVELNCVTEKPVTVQAVNDAFRAAAATAPLKGVMGILEGEWASSRIVGESHSSIVDLPLTMVQDSNFLSVAAWYDNEYGFTSRLAEMTAKLANS comes from the coding sequence ATGGGTAAGGTTGCTATTCACGGCTTCGGCCGCATTGGTCGCACGCTGATGCGCATCGGTCTTCAGCGCAATCTGTTCACGCCGTTCTCGATCTCCGACATCAAGGACACCGACACCCTCGGCTCGCTGTTCTATGTCGACTCCAACTATGGCCGCTGGCACGAGGATGTGACGAGCACCGAGACGGGTATCACCGTCGGTGGCCGCGAGATCCTCTACTTCAACGCCATGAAGGAGCTTCCGAACTGGGGCGAGCTGGGCGTCGATCTGGTGGTGGACTGCACGGGCCGCGCCACGGCACGCCCCGGCGCGCAGGCCCACCTGGACCGCGGCGCGAAGCGCGTGCTGGTCTCCGCCCCCTCGAAGTCGAAAGAGGACGCCGACGCGTTCCTGCTGCCCGGCATCAACGACGACACCTACGACCCCGAGCAGCACAAGATCGTCTCGATGGCCAGCTGCACCACCAACGGCCTCGCGCCGGTGGTGAAGGTGCTGATCGAGAACTTCGGCATCCAGTACGGCCTGTTCACCACGGTGCACGCCTACACCAACACCCAGTCGCTCACCGACCAGCCGATGAAGGATCGCCGCGACTCCTGGGCCGCCGCCGAGAACATCATCCCCTCGTCGTCGGGCGCTGCCAAGGCGCTGGGCTACATCTACAAGGGCCTGAACATCACCGGTAAGGCCTACCGCGTGCCGGTGCGCACCGGCTCGATCGTCGAGCTGAACTGCGTCACCGAGAAGCCCGTGACGGTCCAGGCCGTCAACGACGCCTTCCGCGCCGCCGCCGCCACCGCCCCGCTGAAGGGCGTGATGGGCATCCTGGAGGGCGAGTGGGCCTCGTCCCGCATCGTCGGCGAGTCGCACTCGTCGATCGTCGACCTGCCGCTGACGATGGTGCAGGACAGCAACTTCCTGTCCGTCGCCGCGTGGTACGACAACGAGTACGGCTTCACCTCGCGCCTGGCCGAGATGACCGCCAAGCTGGCCAACAGCTAG
- a CDS encoding DUF4261 domain-containing protein — protein MQEELQIVLAIPGEWPTRAEMVAAIVRQGRFLFSGDIITDLRTQLSYSLDIHERDEHLIPAILFAGQHSMTPADAERLQRHTFVLYLIGPGGMAPAARDMMTVADSLLQAGGSAIQVSTSGAAHSPAYWHLLTEHRTNGAALFDTYVTFAQQGSRFFSVGMHVFGLPDALIEHAGDPNEAGELLQTFLLYTLLENPPLKDGHAFRADPQSPAYRLAYGPSDLQEPDNLMYNPYGIWRLSVITE, from the coding sequence ATGCAGGAAGAGCTTCAGATTGTTCTGGCGATCCCCGGCGAGTGGCCGACGCGGGCCGAGATGGTCGCCGCTATAGTCCGGCAGGGCCGCTTCCTCTTTTCGGGCGATATCATCACCGATCTGCGGACGCAGCTGAGCTACAGCCTCGACATCCACGAGCGCGACGAGCACCTCATCCCCGCGATCCTGTTCGCGGGCCAGCACTCGATGACCCCCGCCGACGCCGAGCGTCTGCAGCGCCACACCTTTGTGCTCTACCTGATCGGCCCCGGCGGTATGGCCCCCGCCGCCCGCGATATGATGACCGTGGCCGACAGCCTGCTCCAGGCCGGCGGCTCCGCCATCCAGGTGTCTACCTCGGGCGCGGCCCACAGCCCCGCCTACTGGCACCTGCTCACCGAGCACCGCACCAACGGGGCCGCACTGTTCGACACATACGTCACGTTTGCCCAGCAGGGTAGCCGCTTTTTCTCGGTTGGCATGCACGTGTTCGGCCTGCCCGACGCGCTCATCGAGCACGCGGGCGACCCGAACGAGGCGGGCGAGCTGCTGCAGACCTTCCTGCTCTACACGCTGCTCGAAAACCCGCCGCTCAAGGATGGGCACGCCTTCCGCGCCGACCCGCAGTCGCCAGCGTACCGGCTGGCCTACGGCCCAAGCGATCTGCAGGAGCCGGACAACCTGATGTATAATCCGTACGGAATATGGCGATTAAGCGTGATCACCGAGTAG